Proteins encoded within one genomic window of Hermetia illucens chromosome 2, iHerIll2.2.curated.20191125, whole genome shotgun sequence:
- the LOC119648076 gene encoding queuine tRNA-ribosyltransferase accessory subunit 2, producing the protein MKFAVEVASKLSGRVGCLVQTETGQKFPTPLLLQTTKGGSIPYLSREVFKYLTEDSQILEICLSTTDHMEEALKAFKSGIASFVGFPEYLSFVTLKDPCEESPSGFHVKDAVPFFTRRGKKELTADRFMDIIEVFKPNIYHSLCDNDTDINSSKKRVIKSVDRTENFFKACLERHKISETLRNSLFFAPIVGGYNKHARSQSIEFVSKHPEVGGFMIDGLHSNGEHATKIPRESLKDIVSHCVQKLNTDKPKMMLGAYTPLAVLELIRLGVDIFDTSYIYLTSTNSQGLVFDYNLAAEKRSNHLALDLNDESYAEDFTPILEGCSCLACQKHTKAYINHLIKTKELLGPILLMIHNMHHYLMFFESIRNCIAGDKLPELIQLVEGCVSEETVAKEDKKIPPILEQVEPASVAT; encoded by the exons ATGAAGTTTGCTGTGGAAGTTGCCTCAAAACTTTCCGGTCGAGTGGGCTGTCTCGTACAGACGGAAACCGGCCAGAAATTCCCAACTCCGCTTTTATTACAAACAACAAAA GGTGGAAGCATTCCTTACTTATCGAGGGAAGTGTTCAAATATTTGACTGAAGACTCCCAGATCCTAGAAATATGCTTGAGCACAACTGATCATATGGAAGAGGCCCTGAAGGCGTTTAAAAGCGGGATCGCCTCATTTGTTGGATTTCCAGAGTACTTATCGTTCGTTACCTTAAAGGATCCTTGTGAGGAGTCACCCTCCGGATTCCATGTAAAAGATGCTGTTCCGTTCTTCACAAGGAGAGGCAAAAAGGAACTGACAGCGGACAG GTTTATGGACATCATAGAAGTATTTAAACCAAATATCTATCATTCCCTTTGTGATAACGATACAGATATCAATAGCTCTAAGAAAAGAGTTATAAAATCTGTAGATCGGACTGAAAATTTCTTCAAAGCTTGTTTAGAGAGACATAAAATTTCGGAAACTTTAAGGAACAGTTTATTCTTTG CTCCAATAGTGGGTGGCTATAATAAACATGCACGGTCGCAATCAATTGAATTTGTTTCCAAACATCCAGAAGTTGGCGGCTTTATGATAGATGGACTACATTCGAATGGAGAACATGCTACTAAGATACCCCGCGAATCGCTAAAGGATATTGTCTCGCATTGTGTACAAAAATTGAATACGGACAAACCAAAAATGATGTTGGGTGCGTACACCCCTTTGGCAGTATTGGAGCTTATTCGATTAGGAGTAGACATTTTTGATACATCTTATATTTACTTGACCAGCACCAATTCTCAAGGCCTTGTTTTCGATTATAATTTGGCTGCTGAGAAGCGAAGTAACCACTTAGCTTTGGATCTCAATGATGAAAG TTATGCTGAGGATTTCACCCCTATTTTAGAAGGATGTTCATGTTTAGCATGTCAGAAGCACACAAAAGCCTATATAAATCACCTGATAAAGACGAAAGAATTGCTAGGACCAATTTTGTTAATGAT ACATAACATGCATCATTACTTAATGTTCTTTGAAAGTATTCGAAACTGCATTGCTGGTGATAAACTACCAGAACTTATTCAACTAGTGGAAGGCTGTGTTAGCGAGGAAACGGTTGCTAAGGAGGATAAAAAAATTCCACCGATTTTAGAGCAGGTTGAACCAGCTTCTGTGGCTACTTAG